A single Eremothecium sinecaudum strain ATCC 58844 chromosome VIII, complete sequence DNA region contains:
- the NGR1 gene encoding Ngr1p (Syntenic homolog of Ashbya gossypii AAR151W; Syntenic homolog of Saccharomyces cerevisiae YBR212W (NGR1)), whose protein sequence is MTECHIPQPPSTTIQTSNEPPRTLWMGDLDPSFDESVIKQIWMALGHQVEVKLIRAKKNLLIPCSSSNTLSSNSHDERIQINGMSFIDPNTTQLHHAGYCFVQFQSLAEAQAGLQLNSMPLPNIISQTTQQQTNHDGQRKFRLNWASGATLQSDIPTTPEYSLFVGDLSPSATEADLLSLFQTKYNAVKTVRVMTDPITGASRCFGFVRFADEEERRRALEEMNGVWCQGRQLRVAYATPRNNLVSQQQGHQQGHQQGHQQYQQRHQHQGSGSAQFVHQRRGSQLNQLPSMHNSSMLVGGQEIASAPQQALSPGQQLPSLQQANQSLLMRAATSLVNSNTNQTTISQSPDYNDQGRSVFIGGISNQINQSQIHSLFSPFGNIVSINLNPGEGGGFVKFEKSSDAEAAIKGMQGFTISGKNATMVSWASTPTPSSNGSASILADLQGQTQQPNPLLPFSQPSQLGWDALQRNPRGSFSSSSGLDLQLADAVPVAATPRMLEPGAATTTTTATTQQAPIRPSLLQ, encoded by the coding sequence ATGACTGAGTGTCACATCCCCCAACCTCCTTCGACTACAATTCAAACGTCCAACGAGCCTCCAAGGACCTTATGGATGGGAGATTTGGACCCTTCGTTTGATGAAAGCGTAATAAAACAAATATGGATGGCCCTAGGACACCAGGTCGAAGTGAAACTAATCCGTGCAAAGAAAAACCTACTAATCCCTTGCAGTTCGAGCAATACCCTTTCATCGAACTCGCACGATGAGAGGATCCAAATTAATGGTATGTCTTTTATAGACCCAAACACTACCCAACTACATCACGCTGGATATTGCTTTGTACAGTTCCAAAGCCTTGCAGAAGCACAGGCTGGCCTGCAACTAAATTCCATGCCTTTGCCCAACATAATAAGTCAAACTACTCAACAGCAAACCAATCACGATGGCCAGCGTAAATTTAGACTAAATTGGGCGTCAGGTGCTACTTTACAGTCAGATATTCCTACTACTCCAGAATACTCGCTGTTTGTGGGAGACTTATCACCATCTGCAACAGAAGCTGACCTACTATCTTTATTTCAGACAAAATATAACGCAGTAAAGACTGTAAGGGTCATGACGGACCCAATTACTGGAGCTTCGCGGTGTTTTGGCTTTGTTCGATTTGcagatgaagaagagcGCCGTAGAGCGCTAGAAGAAATGAATGGCGTATGGTGCCAGGGAAGACAGCTTCGTGTGGCCTACGCTACGCCTAGGAATAATTTAGTCTCACAACAACAGGGACACCAACAGGGACACCAGCAGGGACACCAGCAGTATCAGCAGCGACATCAGCATCAAGGATCAGGATCCGCTCAATTTGTACATCAAAGACGTGGATCACAACTTAATCAACTCCCTTCTATGCATAACTCCTCTATGTTAGTTGGTGGCCAAGAAATCGCTTCAGCGCCGCAACAAGCGCTCAGCCCCGGCCAACAGCTGCCGTCGTTACAACAGGCAAATCAGTCCCTGCTAATGAGGGCTGCAACAAGCTTAGTCAATTCCAATACCAATCAGACAACAATAAGTCAATCACCGGATTACAATGATCAAGGTAGATCAGTTTTTATTGGAGGCATTAGCAATCAAATCAATCAGTCTCAGATACATTCGCTATTTTCTCCATTTGGCAATATTGTGAGTATCAACCTCAATCCAGGGGAAGGAGGTGGATTTgtaaagtttgagaagTCCTCGGATGCTGAGGCAGCGATAAAAGGTATGCAGGGCTTTACCATTAGTGGCAAAAATGCGACAATGGTTTCGTGGGCTAGCACTCCAACCCCTAGCAGTAACGGAAGTGCTTCTATACTTGCTGATTTGCAGGGACAAACACAACAACCCAACCCACTCTTGCCATTTTCGCAACCTAGCCAACTTGGATGGGATGCTCTTCAAAGGAACCCCCGAGGAtcattttcttcttcaagcGGTTTGGATTTGCAGCTCGCTGACGCTGTTCCCGTAGCAGCGACACCGAGAATGTTAGAACCTGGCGCGGCCACAACCACAACCACCGCGACTACACAACAAGCACCCATTCGTCCTTCATTATTACAATAG
- the EMP70 gene encoding Emp70p (Syntenic homolog of Ashbya gossypii AGR097W; Syntenic homolog of Saccharomyces cerevisiae YLR083C (EMP70) and YDR107C (TMN2)): MLLSIISILVLLRIVNGFYLPGVAPITYHTGDKIPLLVNHLTRTRPHGNPDKKGHSADYKLNYVYSFDYYYEKLHFCKPEKIEKQPESLGSVIFGDRLYNSPFSISMLKDETCVKLCDTKIPGEDAKFVNDLIRNSFFYNMLVDGLPAGRKIHDEKTKTDFYGTGFELGFLDFGDTEPTEKVGPQKRKNVSLKDPIGLRTYLVNHFNIEIEYHDRGNDDYRVVGVTVHPESLSGPERDSCKSIEMLSLDEESENEVTFTYSVSFKPSDVPWATRWGKYLHVYDPKVQWYSLINFSIIVVVLSCMMVHSLFRALHHDLARYNEFNLENEFQEEYGWKLVHSEVFRAPVRPMLLSICVGSGAQLFLMAGCTIFIALLGLLSPSARGSLGTAMFLLYAIFGGLGSYTSMATYKFCGGQLWKVNMLFTPLLVPMFLFTTMIVMNFFLMSVHSSGAIPFGTIVAMFFLWSILSIPISFLGSIIAWKKNKWDEHPTKTNQIARQIPTQPWYLRMWPATFIAGIFPFGSIAVELYFIYSSIWYNMVYYMFGFLFFTFILLTLTTALVTVLLTYYSLCMEDWRWQWRSFIIGGFGCSVYIFIHSILFTKFRLGGFVTIVLYVGYSFTISVISCLVTGSIGYLSSLIFVRKIYSNVKVD; encoded by the coding sequence ATGTTACTCAGCATTATTTCAATACTAGTTCTTTTAAGAATCGTCAATGGTTTCTATCTACCAGGTGTAGCGCCAATTACCTACCACACTGGGGACAAAATTCCATTACTCGTAAACCATCTCACAAGAACAAGGCCGCATGGAAATCCAGATAAAAAAGGTCATTCTGCAGATTACAAACTAAACTATGTGTACTCTTTTGATTATTACTATGAAAAGCTTCATTTCTGTAAACCTGAAAAGATTGAAAAACAACCAGAATCTTTAGGATCGGTTATATTTGGTGATCGGTTGTACAATTCTCCATTTTCAATATCGATGTTAAAGGACGAGACATGTGTAAAATTGTGTGATACCAAGATTCCCGGTGAAGATGCGAAATTCGTTAACGATTTAATTAGAAACAGTTTCTTTTACAATATGTTGGTGGATGGTTTACCTGCTGGTAGAAAAATCCATGATGAGAAAACTAAAACGGATTTCTATGGTACTGGCTTTGAGCTAGGATTTCTCGATTTTGGTGACACGGAACCTACTGAGAAGGTTGGGCCGCAGAAAAGGAAAAACGTATCACTTAAGGACCCCATAGGTTTGAGAACATATCTTGTGAACCATTTCAATATTGAAATCGAATACCATGATCGTGGGAATGACGACTACCGTGTTGTGGGAGTTACTGTTCACCCGGAATCCTTGAGCGGTCCGGAAAGAGACAGTTGTAAGTCTATAGAAATGCTTTCTCTTGATGAGGAATCTGAAAATGAGGTTACATTTACTTACTCTGTTAGCTTCAAACCCAGTGACGTTCCTTGGGCTACAAGATGGGGGAAGTATCTCCACGTCTATGACCCTAAGGTGCAATGGTACTCATTGATTAACTTCAGTATTATTGTTGTGGTGTTGTCCTGTATGATGGTGCACTCTTTATTCCGTGCCTTGCATCACGATTTGGCTCGTTACAACGAGTTCAATTTGGAAAATGAGTTCCAGGAGGAATACGGTTGGAAATTAGTTCACTCTGAAGTTTTCCGTGCACCTGTAAGACCTATGTTACTATCAATATGCGTCGGATCTGGTGCCCAACTATTTCTGATGGCTGGATGTACTATTTTTATTGCATTATTAGGTTTATTATCTCCAAGTGCAAGAGGCTCTTTGGGTACTGCTATGTTTCTACTATACGCTATTTTTGGAGGTCTAGGTTCTTATACTTCGATGGCTACCTACAAGTTCTGTGGAGGTCAACTGTGGAAGGTGAATATGCTTTTCACCCCGTTGCTGGTACCAATGTTCCTTTTCACCACCATGATTGTTATGAATTTCTTCCTAATGTCTGTTCACTCCTCTGGAGCAATCCCATTCGGGACAATCGTCGCTATGTTCTTCTTATGGTCCATACTCTCTATTCCAATCTCTTTCCTTGGTTCAATAATTGCCTGGAAAAAGAATAAATGGGATGAACATCCAACCAAAACTAACCAGATCGCTAGACAAATTCCAACCCAGCCATGGTACCTCAGGATGTGGCCTGCAACCTTTATTGCTGGTATCTTCCCATTTGGTTCCATCGCAGTTGAATTGTACTTTATTTACTCTTCAATATGGTACAATATGGTCTACTATATGTTCGGCTTCCTATTTTTCACCTTTATTCTACTCACTCTGACAACTGCGTTGGTAACCGTCCTACTGACTTACTACTCGCTATGTATGGAAGACTGGAGATGGCAGTGGAGGTCATTCATAATTGGTGGTTTCGGTTGTTCAGTTTACATTTTTATCCACTCAATCTTATTTACCAAGTTCAGATTGGGTGGGTTTGTAACAATTGTTTTGTACGTGGGGTACTCATTCACTATAAGTGTCATAAGCTGCTTGGTCACCGGTTCAATCGGTTATTTAAGCAGTCTAATTTTCGTTAGAAAAATTTACTCTAATGTGAAGGTGGATTAG
- the TRS85 gene encoding Trs85p (Syntenic homolog of Ashbya gossypii AGR096C; Syntenic homolog of Saccharomyces cerevisiae YDR108W (TRS85)), with the protein MTYNTLSYQEYMNLLHYPERWGGSVPRDISRKVICNALSPSISVQSTPTLDAHLKEALDIDSMYNLIRCFGDYIQDRDQLDDKSSEKLQHNFGKQRHNSLLLRSSSLYIRFLKSPEEILEPGSRNVMDLQNLEDYLKVYLKKIEKISTNDSPSQLIKHSIFHNFLTLLSSSAPSPYNAFNHPILNIMALDVTKGETYDVARELLVDFKNLPNSIKKFPPYINTSDILPVFVLCFDQSVPEQWEAVQSLMKSIKKHLFVESVPLPLFTQFDDKKIVLHSPIASSRQTEEYDNLYPSGLTFSAELVKVIYDTINSLVEDLMIPFMQRKISFWTETILQPRKSIFHGNKFLKRFMSKSGSVPNVAAPVSPEGYFLVSSNEFLMRKMADWCFMLADYKTSYSIYEMLIKDFEGYPFYILSCQDFAALSLLMGAHTIVTAKMIKHDIDPLIMSYLDTYVEGHEPLEFVRCMLYMTELFLSLSDTWVSSPYAIKYLEVLLQGDRLKSTPLSRTLIWERISFAYGLRIDPRIHLEEESATESDQPGDIEEYPNPEKLQYSSLQNQGYTRFRKQAVFQLLVAKKWLQNGQVRQSAWALKGCNKAYQNLAFANQDGTLLTKLIDAIVDDEKNGDRGVHTADV; encoded by the coding sequence ATGACTTACAATACTCTTTCTTACCAGGAATACATGAATCTGCTGCACTACCCCGAACGCTGGGGAGGCTCTGTTCCTCGAGATATATCCAGAAAGGTTATTTGTAATGCGTTGTCACCATCCATAAGTGTCCAAAGTACCCCAACTCTAGACGCGCATTTGAAGGAGGCGCTTGATATCGATTCAATGTATAACTTGATAAGATGCTTTGGTGATTATATTCAAGATCGAGATCAACTAGATGATAAGTCGAGTGAAAAGCTACAGCATAATTTTGGAAAACAGAGGCATAATTCGCTGCTCCTGAGAAGCTCTTCTCTGTATATCCGGTTCCTCAAGTCCCCGGAGGAGATATTAGAGCCTGGGAGCAGGAATGTAATGGATCTACAAAATCTTGAGGATTACTTGAAGGTGTACTTGAAAAAGATTGAAAAAATATCCACGAATGATTCCCCCAGTCAACTGATAAAGCATTCAATATTCCATAATTTTCTGActttattatcatcatctgCACCCTCTCCATATAACGCTTTCAATCATCCAATTTTAAATATAATGGCACTTGATGTTACTAAAGGCGAAACCTATGACGTAGCGCGAGAGCTGTTGGTGGATTTCAAGAACCTTCCAAATAGCATAAAAAAATTCCCCCCTTACATTAATACTAGTGATATTTTACCGGTATTTGTATTGTGTTTTGATCAATCTGTCCCGGAACAGTGGGAGGCTGTTCAGTCGTTGATGAAATCAATCAAGAAACACCTATTTGTGGAGAGTGTCCCGCTGCCATTGTTCACTCAGTTCGATGATAAAAAAATAGTCCTGCATTCACCCATAGCCAGTTCTAGACAAACAGAAGAATACGATAATTTATATCCAAGTGGCCTAACGTTTTCAGCAGAACTGGTAAAAGTAATATATGACACCATAAACTCACTTGTCGAGGATTTGATGATACCGTTTATGCAGCGGAAGATATCCTTCTGGACTGAAACTATATTACAACCAAGGAAGTCCATTTTTCATGGCAATAAATTTCTGAAAAGGTTTATGTCAAAATCAGGGAGCGTACCTAACGTTGCAGCACCGGTATCACCGGAGGGCTATTTTTTGGTATCATCAAATGAGTTCTTAATGCGTAAAATGGCTGATTGGTGTTTCATGTTAGCAGATTACAAAACATCGTACTCTATTTATGAAATGTTGATCAAAGATTTTGAGGGCTATCcattttatattttatcttGCCAAGATTTTGCAGCACTATCATTATTAATGGGCGCCCACACGATCGTCACGGCAAAAATGATTAAGCATGACATTGATCCTCTGATTATGAGTTATTTGGACACATACGTAGAGGGTCATGAACCACTAGAGTTTGTAAGGTGTATGCTGTACATGACAGAACTTTTCCTGTCGCTGAGTGACACTTGGGTCTCGTCACCATACGCCATCAAATATTTAGAGGTTCTATTACAAGGAGACAGGCTAAAGTCAACTCCATTATCCAGAACGTTAATATGGGAGCGCATAAGTTTTGCTTATGGATTACGTATAGACCCCCGTATCCATTTAGAGGAAGAATCTGCCACGGAAAGTGATCAACCTGGTGACATTGAAGAATACCCTAACCCTGAAAAACTTCAGTATAGTAGCCTACAAAACCAAGGTTATACAAGGTTTAGAAAACAAGCGGTTTTTCAACTTCTGGTAGCGAAGAAATGGCTTCAAAATGGCCAGGTCAGGCAAAGTGCATGGGCCTTAAAAGGTTGCAATAAAGCATATCAGAATTTGGCATTTGCAAATCAAGATGGAACATTGTTGACGAAATTGATAGATGCAATagttgatgatgaaaaaAATGGCGACCGTGGAGTACATACAGCTGATGTTTAA
- a CDS encoding cornichon family protein (Syntenic homolog of Ashbya gossypii AAR149W; Syntenic homolog of Saccharomyces cerevisiae YGL054C (ERV14) and YBR210W (ERV15)) yields the protein MGAWLFVFAFLVNAINTFMQVHFTIMYADLEADYINPIELCSKVNKLIIPEAGLHAFISLVFLLNGYWFVFLLNLPVLLFNGKKIYTKMQLLDATEIFRTLGKHKRESFLKLGFYLLMFFFYLYRMVMALIAEND from the coding sequence ATGGGCGCTTGGCTATTTGTTTTTGCATTCTTGGTTAATGCGATTAATACTTTCATGCAAGTACACTTTACTATCATGTATGCTGATTTAGAGGCAGATTATATCAACCCTATTGAGCTGTGTTCGAAAGTGAATAAGTTAATTATTCCAGAAGCAGGTCTTCATGCCTTTATTTCATTAGTTTTCTTGCTAAATGGATATTGGTTTGTCTTCCTGCTAAATTTGCCGGTACTTTTGTTCAATGGTAAGAAAATATACACTAAAATGCAGTTGTTGGACGCCACCGAAATCTTCCGGACGTTGGGGAAGCACAAGAGGGAGTCTTTCTTAAAGTTGGGGTTCTATCTATTGATGTTTTTCTTCTACCTATATAGAATGGTCATGGCGTTGATTGCGGAAAATGACTGA
- a CDS encoding HHR134Cp (Syntenic homolog of Ashbya gossypii AAR148C; Syntenic homolog of Ashbya gossypii NOHBY115; No homolog in Saccharomyces cerevisiae; Syntenic homolog of Kluyveromyces lactis KLLA0C05456g) — protein MIVKYDKDHFNWHAETLSPLPSPPSLERDDEEDDEDSDIDMDIGNPETIPDYTMSNNIQLIGTPYEGLKTQPLGLDPATDVNLKRLSETLQLECNSLDDQRLCVVHQVKLVKTTFQPVKLDFFWSDDEDLSPSMPMVGFNFYTVSIKLPRNNPLIWKHFLLKSQYNQMVAFLSPHEKEPRYESSYLMKSERLVNLVMHQVWLQDVRDHYSRNESLLFELSKLYTCLYHEVQSRYNSCY, from the coding sequence ATGATTGTCAAATATGATAAAGACCATTTCAACTGGCATGCAGAAACATTAAGTCCACTACCATCGCCGCCTTCATTGGAACGcgatgatgaggaagatgatgaggaCTCGGATATTGACATGGATATTGGGAATCCTGAAACGATTCCTGATTATACCATGTCAAATAACATACAATTAATAGGTACTCCATATGAAGGGTTGAAGACACAGCCGTTAGGTTTGGATCCTGCCACAGATGTCAACTTGAAGCGGCTTTCGGAGACTTTACAACTAGAATGTAATTCTTTGGATGACCAGAGACTATGTGTTGTGCACCAAGTTAAGCTCGTCAAGACGACTTTTCAGCCCGTCAAATTGGACTTTTTTTGGTCTGATGACGAAGACTTGTCACCATCTATGCCAATGGTGGGATTCAACTTTTACACGGTATCTATTAAACTTCCTAGGAATAATCCGCTTATTTGGAAGCACTTTTTACTAAAATCCCAGTACAACCAGATGGTCGCCTTTTTGTCACCACACGAGAAAGAACCACGTTATGAATCAAGCTACTTAATGAAATCTGAAAGATTAGTTAATCTCGTGATGCATCAGGTCTGGCTACAGGACGTTCGCGATCATTATTCGCGAAATGAGTCCCTTTTATTCGAATTATCCAAATTGTACACATGTTTATACCATGAAGTTCAGTCCAGATACAATAGCTGCTACTGA
- the AME1 gene encoding Ame1p (Syntenic homolog of Ashbya gossypii AAR150C; Syntenic homolog of Saccharomyces cerevisiae YBR211C (AME1)), which yields MDRELKRLYRQRGSALRRVGKDVVIEDSRTAENAETQDVTEEAGIVDDTEPLQNFEEPAFDQGDLDGPPDIDIADHDVEEPSFEEQGGSFENYSFDELPITKFSTSITSMAAIEVFIAVTERLFGQHLCSQSEQNFHESKTRADRLSYKMDLKIFKEFAELVKSDLQDMLDIHLSNNDMCYQMKQILKIKQDLTGEIIRVRELISQYDTSQLRDAEKQQELESLISLNSKLKALKDIGPETTTP from the coding sequence ATGGACAGGGAGCTTAAACGTTTGTACAGGCAGCGAGGGAGTGCACTGCGGCGTGTTGGAAAGGATGTCGTAATAGAGGACAGCAGAACCGCGGAAAACGCTGAAACACAGGACGTAACAGAAGAAGCAGGCATAGTTGATGATACGGAGCCTCTACAAAACTTTGAAGAGCCTGCGTTCGACCAGGGTGATCTTGATGGGCCACCTGACATAGATATTGCTGACCATGACGTGGAAGAGCCGAGTTTCGAGGAGCAAGGCGGCAGTTTCGAGAATTATTCTTTTGATGAGCTTCCCATAACCAAGTTTTCCACATCCATCACCTCCATGGCAGCAATTGAGGTGTTCATAGCCGTCACGGAGAGATTATTTGGCCAGCATCTATGCTCGCAGTCCGAGCAAAACTTCCACGAGTCTAAAACACGTGCAGACCGCCTGTCATATAAGATGGATCTCAAGATATTTAAAGAATTCGCAGAACTTGTTAAGTCTGATCTGCAGGACATGTTGGACATACATCTCTCTAATAACGATATGTGCTACCAAATGAAGcaaatattaaaaattaAACAGGATCTTACCGGGGAGATAATTCGCGTTCGGGAACTGATATCACAGTACGACACAAGTCAATTGAGGGACGCAGAAAAGCAGCAAGAGCTAGAGTCTCTAATATCTCTCAATAGCAAACTTAAGGCGCTCAAGGACATAGGCCCAGAAACGACTACCCCCTAG